The sequence GAGTTAattgatacatttatatattgtgtGATGAAACTTTTAGATCATCcaaactgtaagaaaaaaaaacacatagtaaATGTGATCTCAACCCACCACAAACACCTtgtcagataaaaaaaatatctaattggACTTGATGTAACAATTTCgtatgttttttgttatattggccatattatttatatttataattaaatgtGTCAATCTTGCTCTTAGTTGACAATAATGAAATAGTGAATACAAACCCTTAAACTGATTAAAATATAATGACATTTCAATGATAGATACACTGTGAAATAGTACAATATACTCTCATATAACCATGGTACATCATTAAATAATTCTAATGTGATCTAATTTAATAATAAATGCattgtgaaatatttttttatttaatatcataataacaggcattttgcagtgttttaatgagaaaaaaaaacaaaacaaaaaaacatttctcttaaaattattacttttttctttgattttagtttttttttataaaactaaaCGGATTTAGGGAAATATTAACTAAACGGTAAATGGTGCAGTATTGACAACAGCCTTGACATATTCAGGCCTACATAACCAAGTTTGGAAAATGAAAGTCTGCAGTTCAGAGATTTTTCATCAATACTCAAATTTAGCTTAATTTATTTGTTAGCTGTTTGAAGAACACATTCTAGTAAGTTCACTTGAGCAGTTGCTATGCACATAGAACCCACGACGTgttttgtataattaaatattattattatattattatattattattcccAAACTGACATTGTTCGTGGAATAAGCTTCATTTGATCCTTTTTGTAATAATCTGCTAATGAGTGAATATATCAATATCACTTCCTTGAGGGGTAAGATAGTGATCCAGTATTTAACTTTCGTTTtctaattttattgcagtaaacacTATTTGAAATGAACAGTTGATTAATATATACATTGCAAATACATGGGAGgatgaataacttttttttactgtagtctGTAGTTTTCCTGCAACCTATGGATAGCACCTTTTATATTTAATTACAGTTAATACTTAGAATTCGATGTGATAGCATACAGAATATAAAGAACAGATCTCATTCACATAATAGGCGTTTTATTTCCTTTGCACTAATTCTAGTACCTAACGTTAAATAATtcatattggattttttttattatttttttttaaagtcacagaATCATCCACTTCTCTTGTTGCATAAAATTAGAGTTTCTCTTTCACAGGATATTGCAATGGTCTGAATGAGAAAATATACCTCTCCATTCAGTACTGAGCAATATGGATTAATCTGGGGAACTGAACAGGCAGCGCTGATTGGACATAACATCTCACTCAATAAATCTGGAACTTTCATTAAAGCTCTTATCCAggctatgaaaaaaacaaacctgcAGCAATACAGTTATATGATACAACGAAGTTATATACAGATTCACAAACAGGTgtgcatacgtgtgtgtgtgtgtgtgtgtgtgtgtgtgtgtgtgtgtgtgtatgtgtgtgtatgtgtgtgtgtgtgtgtgtgtgtgtgtgtgtgtgtgtgtgtgtgtgtgtgtgtgtattttatatataatatatgtatatatatgaatgtatatgtatatataatacatacgtATATGGATGGATAACTGACATTTTTAGGTAGTAGGACAGATAGTTTGCACTTAACCCACAACCATATAATTATATTGTACCATATATtttatgatagacagacagataaattaTAAGAATTGCGCCATGGTGATAGCCCCTGTTTTAAAACCATGTGGCTCAATCATCGTATTAATCGTATCCATTACTGAACTGACACTATTATACGTTTTATTTCTCCGCTTGCCTAATGCTAAATGGTGTGTGCATTAATTACTGTTCCAGATAGGGAAGGATTATAAGTGATTCAGTGATTCATATTCCCACAATCCTTTGTTTGCTACTTAACTTCAGGTGTGTCTTGGTTGTTGTTTCCTGTTTGTTTCGTTTTAACTTGTTTATGTTTTGGGCTGTAAACAAGGTTGTCTGGAGATGAGGTTTGCAGTTACCAGCCAGCCAGCTGCACCATGTTACATATCTATGGTGTAAATAGGTTGCAGAGCTTAATGAATGACTATGTAACTAGTTCTTCCTGGTGTTTATAGCAGCTTTGGCAAACAAGGTGTTTTGTGCTTCTTCTGCAGGGAGATTGAAGGTATACCAGTAAGGTGCACAACTAACTTTTTTTGAATAATCTCTCCTTGATATGGACAAAGGGGaagggatggtgtgtgtgtggaaaCGAAAGAAAGTATTCTAGGTGGGAATTTAGAACCCCTGGGACTGTAAAAGTGGGTTGATTGCTCTCTTCGTTTAATTCCCTTTTCAGGCCACGTGACTGCGACCCACCAATGGTGGGAGCCCTGGCTACTGCAAACAAATCTGTAAAAtgactcccccaccccctcccaaccTGAACTTAGTTTTTATAAACGTATCACAATGATCTAACCTGCCTGAAGGGATAGCAGTTTACACTATGCCCTGCACTGGATTACAGGAGGGATGTGCAAAGCTCTGAACAAACGCAGCCAGTGGGAGATGGAAGGACTGAGAGGTGGAGAGGGCTCTTCCACAAACCAGTGCAGGAatttcttctctcccccctctgtgtTTGGCTCTCCATCCAGCAGAGCAGTCTCAGGATTAGCCTACCCTGGGGCTGAGAGGTCCAGCTCTGCACGCTCTGAGGCCACCAAGGAAGGACCCTCATGTCCAGCCTCTACTGGGCCCTCTGCCCCATCCCTGGGCTATGGCTACCACTTTGGGAACGGATATTACAGTTGTCGCATGTCCCATGGTGTGGGTCTGCAGCAGAGCCCCCTTAAATCATCCAGCCACCCCCCTATAGGAGGTTTCCCAGTGGAGAAATACATGGACGTGTCCAGCCTGGCTAGTACAAGTGTCCCCAGCAATGAGGTGCCTTCCAGGGCTAAGGAAGTGTCTTATTTCCAGGGTTACACCAATCCTTACCAGCATGTTCCAGGATACTTAGACATGGTGTCAACGTTTAGCTCTGCGGAGCCTAGACACGAAGCCTACATCTCAATGGAGGGCTACCAGTCATGGACTCTGGCTAATGGCTGGAACAGTCAGGTTTATTGTAAGGACCAGTCTCAAGCCCCTCATTTCTGGAAGTCATCTTTCccaggtacagtgtgtgtgtgtgtttgtgtgtgtgtttatgtgtgtttgtgtgtgtgatggtagggggagaggggggggggacttgCAAACAAGCCAAGCTAGTAATTAGTGTTCTGTATAGAGACATGCAATATAGAGCATTGCATTCCTACTGTCACAACTAAAAGTTTTTAGAACAATGCTGCTGCCTGGTGTAAagccccctttccctcccctcccccactcacaaCCTGTATGCCTGAGATATAAATATATTCTAGAAGCAAAAGCAAAACCAGTTTGTAGAAGCACGTTTTATCATAAGATATATATAAGGTAGATACTGATCTTTATAATATGAATGATATATCTAAAATACTGAATAATAAcctcacattcactcacacacacaaactcattcaCATACAGACACGTTATGCATCTATTATTGTGCGTAAGATTGCGAGATTTACTAACCGGTGGATCTTTTTGAAGCAGGGATACATTTTGCTCTTAGAAGTCTGATATGAAAGTTCCCATGTAGAACCCCTAACCTGGCATTAGAGGTTTAAATTGCAAGAAATATGTGTATCATTTTTACGGTTTAACATACCTCTCTCTGAGTGTAAACTTCAGAGCGAAACGTTGGTATCAAAGTATTTGATTATTCCACAATGGCCACAACTAGTTTTATCAGCAATtccggttgttgtttttttgttatattatactatatacaCGCTCATTCATTCAGAATAACAGAATTACTGTGTTTTTCTGAAGATCGTTCTTGATATAAAAGGTGATTTTGTAGGATTCAAGTATTGTAGAATCTgtgacattttttatatatttttttctcttctttcccTTTAGGTGATGTAACACTAAGCCAGCCAGACATGTGTGTGTACAGGAGAGGGAGGAAGAAGAGGGTCCCTTACACCAAATTGCAACTCAAAGAACTTGAGAATGAATATGCCCTTAACAAGTTCATTAACAAGGACAAAAGGCGTAGGATATCTGCAGCCACAAACCTCTCTGAAAGACAGGTCACTATATGGTTTCAAAACAGGAGGGTGAAGGACAAGAAAATAGTCTCTAAACTAAAGGAGAATATATCTTGATCTGGCAATTCAAGTGCATTAAAAGCAACTTGCCCACATTGTTTCAAACAGTCCTGAAATTACTTAGATGCCAATAATCCTCATACCCAGACGTTCTAACCTTCCTTTGATGGGCTTCAAACATTTTGTCCACCGAATTCCAAATGCTTTAtctagttttaaaaaatatatatatatttttttggggctTTGGACAAAGTTTAGGAGCTTTTTGCTCAGACACAGAACACACAGACTACCTGTGGTCTTATTCAATAATGTCAAGTTTTGCAGTCATAATTTTTATTAAGATTCTCCCATCTTGTGATACCATTGCctctcaggaaaaaaaaaaaaaaaatcgtcaaATCTAATTGCAACATCATTTAACCCGAAGGACCTTGGCAAATGTCTTAACTTGGAAACACTTCAATTTGCATGTATTTAAATTCAGTATATTGTGAATTACTACACACTAATTTGGACACCTCCTCACCACGCAGGTGTGGTTGTACACTACCAAATGCAGCCAAGTTGTACTGtgcattgtgttttatatatatatatgtgttttggcattattttcttttattttttttaatcaaagcaTTGGtcgatttttttgtttaatatgaaCTACAATATATTGTCAATACACCTGGTTTTTCTTAGTGAATACAATTTTCATCACCATACGAATTGTTACTTTTTGATCAGTGTTATAATAAAACTATTGCAATCtatttttatacaaaaaaaaaaatacacttcagGTAAGAGTTACCAAGGCAAAGCTGAATCAGTTTCAAGTAAAAGTGCTACATTTGGACACATCAGGACTAAACCAATTGGACATTTCTGATGATGcaactgttacattttgttaagaTTGGCTATAAAACGTCTAGTATTACCAATACCAATAAAAAAATCTTAGTCTTCACAAAAATGAACATACACAATTTTGTACACGCTGTCAAAAAAAGTCAATAGTTTCGAATGGGAAATATCTTTAATCACGAAATATATTTATTGTGGCATTTTTCCTCCCACCACAACTATCAAAATCATTCCAATACTCTAGATTAGAGCTAtacagacatttttatttttgctcagaAAATGTTTAAAGGTATTGTTGGCGGCTTAGCCAATAGAAAACTAGAAACAGTGATTTGAGAACCCCCTTACAAAATAATGGACATGGAAAATGTTctacttttgaattttttttggcctacattttgcaagcCAGTTCAGTTTTTTTACGTAAATACACCACCACACTATCTTGTGATTAAGGTCTTTTGAATCCCTATTCCACGTGAACCAGTGGGATGTTTGTATTTCAAAGTCTCCACGATTGCATTTTATGTTGTATGGttttatgtttcttttggataaacagcgGAACCTGAAAAATAGGCCCTATTCGGTGTACTTGATTTTAACCAAGGTCCTACTATTTGGAAGGTACAGTTTGTGAATTTGGgaaattattgtatatattttgatgGGATATTTTGTAAAGCACTTATGTCTTAAATTTTCAAAGCGAAGTAATGAACTTTTATAATCAAGATCTCCAAAATGGTTTCTACTATGAATAaaatcatattattttatttttaaaaattcctttaataaaaattacaggagattcTATAAATGTCTCGTGTAGAGTTACCTATTGTTTGTTTCACTAAACGTTCTAGAAATggatattttaactttttaaaacaattgTTGGGGTCATTTCGAAATAGTAACATTACCTTCAATGTCCGGGCAAATGCGGTAACCATTTCAGTGCCAGAATACAGTACAATAGGCTGAATAGCACTAGGCATCTATGGTAGGCATGGGCATATTTAGGAAATTAATTGGAACTTTGTAACCATTTtaactggttt is a genomic window of Pelobates fuscus isolate aPelFus1 chromosome 8, aPelFus1.pri, whole genome shotgun sequence containing:
- the HOXD13 gene encoding homeobox protein Hox-D13, coding for MCKALNKRSQWEMEGLRGGEGSSTNQCRNFFSPPSVFGSPSSRAVSGLAYPGAERSSSARSEATKEGPSCPASTGPSAPSLGYGYHFGNGYYSCRMSHGVGLQQSPLKSSSHPPIGGFPVEKYMDVSSLASTSVPSNEVPSRAKEVSYFQGYTNPYQHVPGYLDMVSTFSSAEPRHEAYISMEGYQSWTLANGWNSQVYCKDQSQAPHFWKSSFPGDVTLSQPDMCVYRRGRKKRVPYTKLQLKELENEYALNKFINKDKRRRISAATNLSERQVTIWFQNRRVKDKKIVSKLKENIS